AAGTAGAGCAACAAAACGTTAAAAAAGAGCCCCTACTCTTACACAAAATCAAAGAGTGGTTTCAAATGGCCTCTATATATTTGTTTGAGGGCCAAAGAAAAAAATACACTTTTGGACTGCTCATTATTATGCTCTTTATCAGTGTTGCCAGTTCTTTTTTTCTTAACACCTTTAATTCTGCAAAACCTAAGCGTGCAGCCATTGAAAAGCCCGCAAGCCCTAATCAAGAACCAAAAAATCCGATTGTAAACGATCAAACTCAAGAAGATCAAAATAGACCAAGCCCAGATCAAGACCTTGAAGAACTGAGTTCCATTACACAAAAAGATCCCCCTAATCTTGATGAAAGCCAAAGCAACTTTTCTGACAATGAACAACCTCGTTCTGTTGGCTCTGGCAATGATGTTAAAACCATAGTCCAACTCAAACAAAGACAAGAAAAAATCCACCAAGACCTGGAAGCTGAACAAACCATTCAAGAACTGCAAAAAGACCTTGCCAGCCTTAAGCAAGAAAACCAAGAAAAAGCCCAAGCTTTAGAGCAAGCCCTGGATGAACTGGAATCGCTAAAAAAAGGGACTCAACAAGAAGTGGTCAAGCAGTGTCCTTCTGGCATGAAAAAAGTTCAAGGAGGTTCTTTTGAGTATGGTTCTGATGAAAATGATCCTGATCGCAATGACCTAACCGAGCCCTTAGCCAAAGAAAGCAAAGTTAAAACCTTTTGCATGGATCAATTTGAGTACAGCACTCAAAAAAACTCTCTGCCCAGAGTCAATGTTTCTTGGCAAAGAGCCTTAGAGTCCTGTCAGCAGCAGAAGAAAAGGCTGTGTACGGCAGTTGAGTGGGAATATGCATGCAAATCTTTAGAAGATAGCAAGTACGGTTTTTCAACATCTTTTGAACAAAGCCAATGTGCCATTCAAAATGACACATTTGAAACCCAAACACTGCAAAACAATTCAAGCAAGAGTGCCTGCAAAAACAGTTTGGATATTTATAACCTCAGCGGCAATGTTCTTGAGTGGACACAAAGCTCAGGGAAACATAGCCCCAATAGCTATGTTGCTAAGGGTGGTTCAATGCAAAGGCCTCTATACCAAGCCCGTTGCTCTGCACAAATTGAACTGGACGCCGACCTACAAGAGCCTGACTTGGGCTTTAGGTGTTGCAAAAACTTCTAAGGGGCCATATTCTTAAGGCCTCAAGCAAAAAATGAATCGCAGAACTGCACTATCTGTTTGCAAGCTTGCGCATAAACAGACATAATAGAAGTTATATGTTTTATCAACGTTACTTTTTATTGCTCGTTTTCTCTTTACTCTCTGTGATTCATGCTGGCAGTATTGTTGTCATCCAAGGCAATCACACGGCCTTTGGTCAGAAATATTTTGCTGGCTTCTCTTCTTTGGTGAAGCACAAGGTCTCTGCTTATAAATACAGTCCTGACAGCGAGCTGTCCCTGATGGGTAAAATTCATAGTATCAGACCAGATTTAATCATGACCATAGGTGCTGTCCCCTTGCAAAAGCTCCTTAAAAAGTTTTCAACCACGCCCATCATTGCTGCTGACTACTACGATGGCACATTAAAAGCCAAAGCCAATTTAGTCATGCTTGGCCAAGCGCAACCCATTGAACATGCCTTTGATATTGTGGACATGGTTTTTAAAACACCCATCACCTGGGGTGTTATTTATGATCCAAAGTATTCTCAAGCCGATTACGATGCTATCACCGCTCTGGCAAAAAAAAAGAACATTAAAGTTTTGGCGGTAAAAGCCGATAAAATTATTGATATCAAATCTGCTCTACCGGCATTTAAAGGAAAAATTCAGGCTTTTCTTCAACTCAGAGATATTACACTCAATCACCCCGATGCCAATGAAGCCATTGGTAGCTTTTGCCAACAAAATGGCATTGCCTGGGTATCTTTAAACCCCTACAATGCCACGCAATACACGCCACTTTTTAGTGCCAGCATAGACCCCATTGTTTTAGGAGAAAAGGCCCACCGTTTGGCTGATAATATTATCAGCACCAATACCCTTTCAAAATACACCACGCCCAAAGAAACCCATTCTGAAATCATCAGCACTTTATCCATGAGTACTTTATCAAAGCTGGGTGTTTCTAATGATCACATCTTAAATGTCCTCAACAGCATAACCAATCAAGGTATCCGTGTTCTTCTGGTCAAGTAAAGCTTTCTACAACTTTGCAATTTAAATAATCTCTGGTAAGAGCAAGCTTTGCCTTTGTAAATTTGTTTTAAAGAAAAGAGCTCTAAGATTTATGACCCAAAAACCTGCAAAAAAAGACACCTCCATGGAAAAAATTGTTTCCTTATGCAAAAGAAGAGGCTTTATTTACCCTTCCAGTGAAATTTATGGTGGCCTCAACAGCTGCTATGATTATGGTCCCTTAGGCATTGAATTAAAAAAACGCATCAAGGATTACTGGTGGAACTCCATGGTGAGAAGCCAACAAAACATTGAAGGCCTGGACAGCTCTATCTTAATGCATCCTACCATTTGGCAAGCCTCTGGCCATGTAGAAAATTTTACTGACCCTATGGTAGATTGTAAAAATTGCAAAAGCCGTTATCGTGCTGATCAGCTTGAAAATCCAGACCAATGTCCCAATTGTAAAAAAAATGAACTGACTGAAGCTCGTCAATTTAATCTGATGTTCAAAACGTTTATGGGTCCTGTTGAAGACAGTGCCAATGTTGTATTTTTACGTCCAGAAACTGCCCAGGGTATTTATGTTAATTACCAAAATGTTTTAACCACTTCCAGACAGAAATTGCCTTTTGGCATAGCACAAATTGGTAAAGCGTTTCGCAATGAAATTACGCCTGGCAATTTCACCTTTAGAACCCGTGAGTTTGAACAAATGGAAATGCAATATTTTGTTAAGCCCGGACAAGATGATCAAGAACTTGAAGCCTGGAAAGAAAAACGTTGGCAGTGGTATTTAAGCCTTGGCATAAATCCAAAAAAATTACGCTTTCATCAACACACCGAAAATGAATTGGCTCACTATGCCAAGGGCGCGTTTGATATTGAGTATGAATTTCCTTTTGGTTGGCATGAGCTTGAAGGCATCCATAACCGCACAGATTTTGATTTAAAACGTCATGAAGAATATTCCAAAAAAAATCTGCACTACTATGATGAAGCCAGTAAAGAAAAATACCTTCCTTACATTATTGAAACTTCCGCAGGTTGTGATCGCAGTATCTTATCTGTTTTATGTGATGCCTATCATGAAGAAGAAGAGCGGGTGGTTATGAAATTTTCGCCTAAGCTTGCGCCCATTCAGATAGCTCTGTTGCCTTTGGTTAAAAAAGACGGTTTACCTGAAAAAGCCAAAGCTGCTCAAGCCAATATTGATTCACAGTGGGTCAGCTTCTATGATGAAAGCGGTTCCATTGGTAAACGTTACCGCCGTCAAGATGAAATTGGCACACCCTTTTGTGCTACCTTTGATCACGACAGCAATGAAAAAAATACGGTGACTGTTCGTCATAGAGATAGCATGCAGCAAGAGAGTGTTCATATTGATCAACTGAACCAATTTCTAGCGGATCATATATAAGCAATAAATCACAATGAACTTGGGTGAATATCACATAGTGGCAAAAATTGGCCAAGGTGGTATGGCCGAAGTTTTCAAAGCAAGCAAAGCAGGGGCAAAGGGATTTAAAAAAACCTTTGCCTTAAAGAGAATTTTACCCCCTTTCTCAGACAAAAAACATTTTACCAACATGCTTTTTGATGAGGCTCACCTTCAAGCACAACTCAATCATCCCAATTTAGTTCAAGTCTATGACTTTGCTCATGATCAAGAGCAGTATTATTTAATTATGGAATATGTTGATGGTATTTCTCTAAGAGATCTAAGTCGTCAACTTTGGGCTAGGCATGAAAAGATCCCCTGGCAGGTTAGTCTTTATACCATCAGCCAAATGTTAAAAGCTTTGCAGTATATTCATCACAAAAAAAATGAATCTGAATCACTGAATATTGTTCATCGTGATGTGAGTCCACAAAACATTTTATTGGCCCGCAATGGTCAAGTCAAACTGGCTGACTTTGGCATTGCTTGGTCAACACTAAAACAAGAGCAAACGCGATCCGGTGTACTCAAAGGCAAAACATCCTATTTGTCACCTCAACAATTAAACAATACGCCCATCACTGCTTTTACAGATATTTTTGCTACTGCTATCATTCTTTATGAGCTGATCTGTCAACGCAATCCCTTTCTTGGCCAAAGCGATTATGCAACCATGAAAAATATTGAAGATCTCAATTATATTAACTCAAAACAACTTGCACCCGATGTTCCACAAAATATCCATCAACTTCTCAACAGTATTTTAAGTTGTAATGACCTTGATTTATCTGCACAAGACATGCTCATGCAAATAAACGCCATTCAAGAAAATGACTGGCTGTTAAATGGTGATATTTTATTTACAACTTGGCTAGAGCAACAAAGCCTCATCACTGAAGACAGCAAACATGAAGCCTTAGATAAAACAATTTTTTTAACGCACCCTCATACGCAAACCCATAAAACAAAAATCTCTAAAAAAACACCCTACTTTGTACTCTTCTTTACAACTTCATTGCTTGTGATTGTATTGTGGCATCAAGGCTACTTTCAAGAGAAGCTACAGCATAAAACACCTCAACAGGTTTTAGACAAAAAGAAACCACCTAATACAGCGAAACAATCAAGCACTCCTGTTGCTGTAGCAAAGCCTGTAGCTAAAAACAATAAAAAGAAACCGCAAGACTTTTTAAAAAAAAGGCCTCTGCCATCATCTAAAAAGCTATCCAAAGTAAATTTTATAGGGCCAGAGGGATCAACCATTGTAATCAACGGTGAACATAAACAGATTTTACCTGCGCATGCCCTTAAACTAGAGGCTGGAACTTATCTTGTACAATGGACTTTAAAAACTGGGCAGAACAAGATTAAACGCATACAATTAAAAGAAGACAGCACAAAAATATTGCTATGGCATTCTTTTTAAAACATAAAGTTCTTCTCTTTTTTTATACAATCCTTGCTGCTTTTTTATATTATATTGGCCAAAGTAGTTTTTTATTTAATTTTGATTATGAATTTTTCTTTATACTCAATGTTTTTTTGTCTTTTCATATTCTTGTTTTGCATTTACGCAAACCCGGTCAGGCTAATGTTAAACATATTTTACTGAGCTTTGCTATTGCTATAGCGGTATGCTTTACAGTCAATTTAATCAATCACTCCATATGCAGCTTTCAAGACAGCTTATACTGGTTTACTGTCCAAAGCCTAAGTGCTTTGCTGGCTAACCTTGCCCTTTTTAAAGTCTGCCAATATCTTTTTCCAAATCAAACACTAAGACGATGTTTAACACACATACTGTTTATCATTTTACTCAGTCTACCTGTTGTTTATGATTTAATATTCAGTCCACAGTTATCTTTTTTTCATATTGTATTTGGCTATTACCATGGTCCTATTTACGATGCATATATTCCAAAATTAGCCTCATTTTTATTGTTCCGAACATGGACCAGCATTATTGCCCTTTATGTTATTTGTTTTTTTTCTTACCAAAAACTACGCCTGTTTAATCCAAAATTTAAAACTGCATTGATGCTGATACTTGTGGGCTTACTCATAATTCCTCTTACTCTAAGGCATTCTCTTGGCTGGGTTCAAAGTTATACAAGCATACAAAAAACCTTAAACCAACATCTTGGCCTTGGCCCTGTTCATCTCTATTACAGTCCAACAAGCTATACACCCCAACAAGCAAAGGTTTTATTAAAAAGTTTGCATTTTGAATACATGTTTTTGGCAAATACCTTAGGGCTTAAAAAGGAAGTCTTAAGCTCAGTCAATGTTTACATTTATCCTGATCAATACACCAAAAAAAAACTCATAGGCAGTGGCTTAACCCTTATTGGAAACGCCATGCAAAACAGCATGCACGCTCTTCCTATTAGCCCTGACAATTCAATTTTACGGCATGAACTTGCTCATATTATTTTAAGACCCTATGGTTTTTATGGTTTATCTACATCCCCCGCTCTTATTGAAGGCTTTGCTACCAGCTTAGAATATGAGCGGCATGGTTTATCGGTTCATGAATGGAGCAAAGTTATAGCAGAAAAAAAATTAGTCCCATCTCTGCAAACTCTTTTTTCCCCAAGTGGTTTTTGGTCTCGCAACAGCTATGTCAGCTACCTTTATACCGGTTCTTTTATGCGCTGGCTTTTACAGAACTTTCCCAAAGATAAAGTTTTGGCCAGTTATGCTGGAGGGAACTTTAAAAAGCATCTTAAGCAAAGTCTTTTAGATCTTGAACAACAGTGGCTCAAATTTATTGCATCCATTGATATTTCCAAACAAGCTCAAGAAAAAGCCTTGTTTTTTTTACAACAAAAACCCATCACTCAAAAAAAGTGCCCGCATCAGGTAGCCTGTATCCAAAAACAACAAAAAAGCTGTGCTGATCTAAACTGTAAAACAACATATCAAAAAACCATCATTCTATATTCAAAAAACGGTGCCATTCGTCCTCAATTAAAATTACTCCGCTACTATCTAACACAGGGAAAATTGGCCTTGGCAAAGCCGCTGATTAAAAAATTAAATTATG
The bacterium genome window above contains:
- a CDS encoding glycine--tRNA ligase; the encoded protein is MTQKPAKKDTSMEKIVSLCKRRGFIYPSSEIYGGLNSCYDYGPLGIELKKRIKDYWWNSMVRSQQNIEGLDSSILMHPTIWQASGHVENFTDPMVDCKNCKSRYRADQLENPDQCPNCKKNELTEARQFNLMFKTFMGPVEDSANVVFLRPETAQGIYVNYQNVLTTSRQKLPFGIAQIGKAFRNEITPGNFTFRTREFEQMEMQYFVKPGQDDQELEAWKEKRWQWYLSLGINPKKLRFHQHTENELAHYAKGAFDIEYEFPFGWHELEGIHNRTDFDLKRHEEYSKKNLHYYDEASKEKYLPYIIETSAGCDRSILSVLCDAYHEEEERVVMKFSPKLAPIQIALLPLVKKDGLPEKAKAAQANIDSQWVSFYDESGSIGKRYRRQDEIGTPFCATFDHDSNEKNTVTVRHRDSMQQESVHIDQLNQFLADHI
- a CDS encoding serine/threonine protein kinase, with amino-acid sequence MAEVFKASKAGAKGFKKTFALKRILPPFSDKKHFTNMLFDEAHLQAQLNHPNLVQVYDFAHDQEQYYLIMEYVDGISLRDLSRQLWARHEKIPWQVSLYTISQMLKALQYIHHKKNESESLNIVHRDVSPQNILLARNGQVKLADFGIAWSTLKQEQTRSGVLKGKTSYLSPQQLNNTPITAFTDIFATAIILYELICQRNPFLGQSDYATMKNIEDLNYINSKQLAPDVPQNIHQLLNSILSCNDLDLSAQDMLMQINAIQENDWLLNGDILFTTWLEQQSLITEDSKHEALDKTIFLTHPHTQTHKTKISKKTPYFVLFFTTSLLVIVLWHQGYFQEKLQHKTPQQVLDKKKPPNTAKQSSTPVAVAKPVAKNNKKKPQDFLKKRPLPSSKKLSKVNFIGPEGSTIVINGEHKQILPAHALKLEAGTYLVQWTLKTGQNKIKRIQLKEDSTKILLWHSF
- a CDS encoding protein kinase, which codes for MSYRYPIKFGKYLLTRRIAVGGMAEVFKAKLYGPRGFEKTLAIKRILPEFSEDEDFVAMFVDEARISSKLHHGNIVQVFDFGQVEDAYYLAMEFVDGSNLKNLYRKTLKSQNLFPRHLAIYIALQVAKALEYAHQIKQDDDDNTLELVHRDISPQNILIAHDGQVKLTDFGIAKASIKLSKTQPGKVQGKLSYMSPEQAMGKNLDRRSDIFSLGIILYELISGEKVYSSEDTRERYKRIRKAQIEPLKSLAPDISDYLNQSIMQLLEKDPWARPNNCSEVIQKLSESIKKYSMDELASELSTLMHSQFPKESSTESSQLNKTPSLLDVPGHLIEEISAQTEVRPDDLSSIDHEVEQQNVKKEPLLLHKIKEWFQMASIYLFEGQRKKYTFGLLIIMLFISVASSFFLNTFNSAKPKRAAIEKPASPNQEPKNPIVNDQTQEDQNRPSPDQDLEELSSITQKDPPNLDESQSNFSDNEQPRSVGSGNDVKTIVQLKQRQEKIHQDLEAEQTIQELQKDLASLKQENQEKAQALEQALDELESLKKGTQQEVVKQCPSGMKKVQGGSFEYGSDENDPDRNDLTEPLAKESKVKTFCMDQFEYSTQKNSLPRVNVSWQRALESCQQQKKRLCTAVEWEYACKSLEDSKYGFSTSFEQSQCAIQNDTFETQTLQNNSSKSACKNSLDIYNLSGNVLEWTQSSGKHSPNSYVAKGGSMQRPLYQARCSAQIELDADLQEPDLGFRCCKNF